In one Curtobacterium citreum genomic region, the following are encoded:
- a CDS encoding branched-chain amino acid ABC transporter permease, with protein MDYILNLLSSLTQEALAPTTAAFALAAIGLNVHFGLTGLINMGQAAFLLLGAYGFAISITNGLPFVVAVLVALAVAIVFAVILGIPTLRLRGDYLAIVTISGAEIIRMVGRSSLLTTTTGGSNGIAGSAYRDPFNALSPLPDGTTSILWFTYSNNGVNGWWIRIAAWGLVALFTLVLFLLMRSPWGRVVKAIREDEDAVRSLGKNVYSYKMQALVFGGALGALAGVIYVLPSSVQPDAMGRSMTFFIWTALILGGAATVFGPVLGAVLFFVVRLFIRTLAGDFIPDSIMNAQQAEQFSYVLVGVALMLLIVFRPQGLLGNKKELTFSV; from the coding sequence ATGGACTACATCCTGAACCTGCTCAGCTCGCTGACGCAGGAGGCCCTCGCCCCCACCACGGCGGCGTTCGCCCTGGCCGCGATCGGCCTGAACGTGCACTTCGGCCTCACCGGCCTGATCAACATGGGCCAGGCGGCGTTCCTGCTGCTCGGCGCCTACGGCTTCGCGATCTCGATCACGAACGGCCTGCCCTTCGTCGTCGCCGTGCTGGTGGCGCTCGCCGTCGCGATCGTCTTCGCGGTGATCCTCGGCATCCCGACCCTGCGGTTGCGCGGCGACTACCTGGCGATCGTGACGATCTCCGGCGCCGAGATCATCCGCATGGTCGGCCGCTCGAGCCTGCTGACCACCACGACCGGCGGCTCGAACGGCATCGCCGGCTCGGCGTACCGCGACCCGTTCAACGCGCTCAGCCCGCTGCCCGACGGCACCACGAGCATCCTGTGGTTCACGTACTCGAACAACGGCGTCAACGGCTGGTGGATCCGCATCGCGGCCTGGGGCCTCGTCGCCCTGTTCACCCTGGTGCTGTTCCTGCTCATGCGCAGCCCGTGGGGCCGTGTCGTGAAGGCCATCCGCGAGGACGAGGACGCCGTCCGCTCCCTCGGCAAGAACGTCTACTCGTACAAGATGCAGGCGCTCGTGTTCGGTGGCGCGCTCGGTGCACTCGCCGGGGTCATCTACGTCCTGCCGAGTTCGGTGCAGCCGGACGCGATGGGTCGGTCGATGACCTTCTTCATCTGGACGGCGCTCATCCTCGGCGGTGCGGCGACGGTCTTCGGTCCGGTCCTCGGGGCCGTGCTCTTCTTCGTGGTCCGCCTGTTCATCCGGACCCTCGCGGGGGACTTCATCCCCGACTCGATCATGAACGCCCAGCAGGCCGAACAGTTCTCCTACGTGCTCGTCGGCGTCGCGCTCATGCTCCTCATCGTGTTCCGTCCACAGGGACTCCTCGGCAACAAGAAGGAGCTGACGTTCAGTGTCTGA
- a CDS encoding branched-chain amino acid ABC transporter permease, with protein MGSITPPGSALMRRLRRGAPGRSRLVLAAVLFLAFLATFAVDWAVSPAAEAATSTTSSTSSVTASTVTAGSVTASSSSPASAPASAPASTGPCTVSPTNGCIRGTILDSERKPAKGIDVDVSGPGGFAQTASTDDTGRWSVSVTTAGQYTVSVDQGSLPKGQYLTNAEDADRKVNATLNANVGQIFQLSDQQGATTDTDSSSLTFARAWQQLASGIRLGLLIALASVGLSLIYGTTGLSSFSHGEQVTLGGLLAYVFANQLGWNIWVTGIVVTLLCAATGYLQDAAIWKPLRRKRISLTQLMIVTIGLSIAAQYAFQYFFGASTVRIQQGNPETVTFAGLTLTVQSYVAMAIALVVLVGTGLFLAKTRFGRATRAVSDNPALAAASGIDVDRVIRFVWTLAAGLAGLSGVMLGLVLNGVNWQTGLQLLLLMFASVTLGGLGTAYGALVGSMIIGVVVELTNLVLPGDFKYATALVILILILLFRPQGIFGRAERIG; from the coding sequence GTGGGTTCCATCACTCCCCCGGGGTCAGCGCTCATGCGCCGGCTCCGCCGCGGGGCTCCAGGTCGCAGTCGCCTGGTCCTCGCCGCCGTGCTCTTCCTCGCCTTCCTCGCCACCTTCGCCGTCGACTGGGCAGTGTCGCCCGCGGCGGAGGCGGCGACGAGCACCACCAGCAGCACCAGCAGCGTCACCGCCAGCACCGTCACCGCCGGCAGCGTCACCGCCAGCAGCAGCAGCCCGGCCAGCGCCCCAGCGAGCGCCCCGGCCAGCACCGGGCCCTGCACCGTGAGCCCCACCAACGGCTGCATCCGGGGCACCATCCTCGACTCCGAGCGGAAGCCCGCCAAGGGCATCGACGTCGACGTGTCCGGCCCCGGCGGCTTCGCGCAGACCGCGTCCACCGACGACACCGGCCGCTGGTCCGTGAGCGTCACGACGGCCGGTCAGTACACGGTGAGCGTCGACCAGGGATCGCTGCCGAAGGGCCAGTACCTGACGAACGCCGAGGACGCCGACCGCAAGGTCAACGCCACGCTGAACGCCAACGTCGGGCAGATCTTCCAGCTCTCCGACCAGCAGGGCGCGACGACCGACACCGACTCGTCGAGCCTGACGTTCGCCCGGGCCTGGCAGCAGCTCGCCTCCGGCATCCGGCTCGGCCTGCTCATCGCCCTCGCGTCCGTCGGCCTCTCGCTGATCTACGGCACGACCGGCCTGTCGAGCTTCTCGCACGGCGAGCAGGTGACCCTCGGCGGTCTGCTCGCCTACGTCTTCGCGAACCAGCTCGGGTGGAACATCTGGGTGACCGGGATCGTGGTCACGCTGCTCTGCGCGGCCACCGGCTACCTGCAGGACGCCGCGATCTGGAAGCCACTGCGCCGCAAGCGGATCAGCCTGACGCAGCTCATGATCGTGACGATCGGTCTGTCGATCGCCGCCCAGTACGCGTTCCAGTACTTCTTCGGTGCCTCGACGGTCCGCATCCAGCAGGGCAACCCGGAGACGGTCACGTTCGCCGGACTCACCCTGACGGTGCAGTCCTACGTCGCGATGGCGATCGCGCTCGTCGTGCTCGTCGGCACCGGACTCTTCCTCGCGAAGACCCGCTTCGGCCGGGCCACCCGCGCGGTCTCGGACAACCCGGCGCTCGCCGCGGCGTCCGGCATCGACGTCGACCGGGTGATCCGGTTCGTGTGGACGCTCGCCGCCGGTCTGGCGGGCCTGTCCGGCGTGATGCTCGGCCTCGTGCTGAACGGCGTGAACTGGCAGACCGGTCTCCAGCTGCTCCTGCTCATGTTCGCGTCGGTCACGCTCGGCGGCCTCGGCACCGCGTACGGCGCCCTCGTCGGCTCGATGATCATCGGCGTCGTCGTCGAGCTCACCAACCTCGTGCTCCCCGGCGACTTCAAGTACGCCACGGCGCTCGTCATCCTCATCCTCATCCTGCTGTTCCGGCCGCAGGGCATCTTCGGTCGCGCCGAGCGCATCGGCTAA
- the guaB gene encoding IMP dehydrogenase: MDQPDPFGFIGLTYDDVMLLPGHTDVIPSEASTTSRLTKRISVNVPLLSAAMDTVTEARMAIAMARQGGIGILHRNMSIEDQAAYVDKVKRSESGMITNPVTTTPDATVADVDAICGQFRVSGLPVVESDGTLVGIITNRDMRFVAPFEMASTLVRDVMTKAPLVTALEGIDPEDAVAIFAQHKIEKLPLVDADGKLRGLITVKDFDKSEKYPDATKDDEGRLRVGAAIGFFGDAWQRAEALRDAGVDVLVVDTANGESEGVLDMVRRLKADASFAGIDVIGGNVATRQGAQALIDAGVDAVKVGVGPGSICTTRVVAGVGVPQVTAVYEASLAAREAGVPVIADGGLQYSGDIAKALVAGADTVMLGSLLAGTDESPGDLVFVGGKQYKAYRGMGSLGALQTRGEKTSYSKDRYFQADVPSDEKLIPEGIEGQVPYRGSVANAVYQLVGGLRQSMFYVGGRTVPELKARGKFVRITAAGLKESHPHDIKMVVEAPNYRG, encoded by the coding sequence ATGGACCAGCCGGATCCGTTCGGATTCATCGGACTCACGTACGACGACGTCATGCTCCTGCCGGGGCACACCGACGTCATCCCGAGCGAGGCGTCCACGACGTCCCGGCTCACCAAGCGCATCTCGGTCAACGTCCCGCTGCTGTCCGCAGCGATGGACACCGTGACCGAGGCCCGGATGGCGATCGCGATGGCTCGTCAGGGCGGCATCGGCATCCTGCACCGCAACATGTCGATCGAGGACCAGGCGGCGTACGTCGACAAGGTCAAGCGCTCCGAGTCCGGCATGATCACGAACCCGGTCACCACGACCCCGGACGCGACCGTCGCCGACGTCGACGCGATCTGCGGCCAGTTCCGTGTCTCCGGCCTCCCGGTCGTCGAGTCGGACGGCACGCTCGTCGGCATCATCACGAACCGGGACATGCGCTTCGTCGCCCCGTTCGAGATGGCCTCCACGCTCGTCCGCGACGTCATGACCAAGGCGCCGCTCGTCACCGCGCTCGAGGGCATCGACCCCGAGGACGCCGTGGCGATCTTCGCGCAGCACAAGATCGAGAAGCTCCCGCTGGTGGACGCCGACGGCAAGCTCCGCGGCCTCATCACCGTCAAGGACTTCGACAAGAGCGAGAAGTACCCGGACGCCACGAAGGACGACGAGGGCCGCCTGCGGGTGGGCGCGGCCATCGGCTTCTTCGGTGACGCCTGGCAGCGCGCCGAGGCCCTGCGCGACGCGGGCGTCGACGTGCTCGTGGTCGACACCGCGAACGGCGAGAGCGAGGGCGTCCTCGACATGGTCCGTCGCCTGAAGGCGGACGCCTCGTTCGCCGGCATCGACGTGATCGGCGGCAACGTCGCGACGCGGCAGGGTGCGCAGGCGCTCATCGACGCGGGTGTCGACGCGGTCAAGGTCGGCGTCGGCCCCGGTTCGATCTGCACCACGCGCGTCGTCGCGGGTGTCGGCGTGCCGCAGGTCACCGCCGTGTACGAGGCGTCGCTCGCCGCACGGGAGGCCGGCGTGCCGGTCATCGCCGACGGCGGCCTGCAGTACTCGGGCGACATCGCCAAGGCCCTGGTCGCGGGTGCGGACACCGTGATGCTCGGCTCGCTCCTCGCCGGCACCGACGAGTCCCCCGGCGACCTGGTGTTCGTCGGCGGCAAGCAGTACAAGGCCTACCGCGGGATGGGCTCCCTCGGCGCCCTGCAGACGCGCGGCGAGAAGACCTCGTACTCGAAGGACCGCTACTTCCAGGCCGACGTCCCCTCGGACGAGAAGCTCATCCCCGAGGGCATCGAGGGCCAGGTCCCCTACCGCGGCTCCGTGGCGAACGCCGTCTACCAGCTCGTCGGCGGCCTGCGTCAGTCGATGTTCTACGTCGGCGGTCGCACCGTCCCCGAGCTCAAGGCCCGCGGCAAGTTCGTCCGCATCACGGCCGCGGGGCTCAAGGAGTCGCACCCCCACGACATCAAGATGGTCGTCGAGGCCCCGAACTACCGCGGCTGA
- a CDS encoding ABC transporter substrate-binding protein: MTRTTRATTALAVAGAAALLLAACSTTGSAGTDSSASASGAKKDPAASCKAPDTPGTDALKIGTILPLTGTLSYLNPPAESGVGLAVEDINAAGGVLDKDVSIDPATDSGDSNDMTVSSSAATKLVNAKVPVAIGAESSSVTLNVIDQLTSNCIVEISPANTATSLSGYSSYYYRTAPPDSVQGSALGQLVTGDGNAKVAFLVFNDTYGTGLRDTVQKAIEASGGQVVYGGKGKGQEFPPGQTTFSSEVTAALATKPDAIVVLAFDETKSIIPELKSQNADMAKIYMSDGNTADYSKDFDKGTLEGAQGTIPGASPKDELKQRLSDYYQKTAGKPLADYSYAAESYDATTLAALAAVKGKGTDSGTIQKNMAAVSGADGGTECTTFADCKKLLDEGKDIHYTGPSGIGPFDENNDPSSAYIGIYKFDGDNKPVYQSAIQGSVSK; this comes from the coding sequence ATGACCAGAACCACCCGTGCCACCACGGCACTGGCAGTGGCGGGAGCGGCAGCGCTCCTCCTCGCCGCGTGTTCCACCACCGGCAGCGCCGGGACCGACTCCTCCGCCTCGGCGAGCGGCGCGAAGAAGGACCCGGCCGCGAGCTGCAAGGCGCCCGACACCCCGGGCACCGACGCGCTCAAGATCGGCACGATCCTGCCCCTCACCGGCACCCTGTCGTACCTGAACCCCCCGGCCGAGTCCGGTGTGGGCCTGGCCGTCGAGGACATCAACGCCGCGGGCGGCGTGCTCGACAAGGACGTCAGCATCGACCCGGCGACGGACTCCGGCGACAGCAACGACATGACCGTGTCGAGCTCGGCGGCGACGAAGCTCGTGAACGCCAAGGTCCCGGTCGCGATCGGCGCCGAGTCCTCGAGCGTCACGCTCAACGTCATCGACCAGCTGACGAGCAACTGCATCGTGGAAATCTCGCCCGCGAACACGGCGACCTCGCTCTCCGGCTACTCGTCGTACTACTACCGGACCGCTCCGCCGGACTCGGTGCAGGGTTCGGCGCTCGGCCAGCTCGTCACGGGTGACGGCAACGCCAAGGTCGCGTTCCTGGTCTTCAACGACACGTACGGCACGGGTCTCCGCGACACCGTCCAGAAGGCCATCGAGGCCTCGGGCGGCCAGGTCGTCTACGGCGGCAAGGGCAAGGGCCAGGAGTTCCCGCCCGGACAGACGACGTTCTCGTCCGAGGTCACCGCGGCGCTCGCCACGAAGCCGGACGCCATCGTCGTGCTCGCCTTCGACGAGACGAAGTCGATCATCCCCGAGCTCAAGTCGCAGAACGCGGACATGGCGAAGATCTACATGTCCGACGGCAACACCGCGGACTACTCGAAGGACTTCGACAAGGGCACCCTCGAGGGCGCACAGGGCACCATCCCCGGCGCGAGCCCGAAGGACGAGCTGAAGCAGCGCCTGTCGGACTACTACCAGAAGACCGCCGGCAAGCCGCTCGCGGACTACTCGTACGCGGCCGAGTCCTACGACGCCACGACGCTCGCCGCACTCGCCGCGGTGAAGGGCAAGGGCACCGACTCCGGCACCATCCAGAAGAACATGGCCGCGGTGTCCGGCGCCGACGGCGGGACCGAGTGCACCACCTTCGCCGACTGCAAGAAGCTGCTCGACGAGGGCAAGGACATCCATTACACCGGCCCGTCCGGCATCGGTCCGTTCGACGAGAACAACGACCCGTCGAGCGCCTACATCGGCATCTACAAGTTCGACGGTGACAACAAGCCCGTGTACCAGAGCGCCATCCAGGGCTCGGTCTCGAAGTAG
- the rarD gene encoding EamA family transporter RarD, producing the protein MSEPTPTRPARSEASVGVVQAIVAYGLWGLMPLLFAAMAPAGAFEIVAWRIVFGLVFCAVAIAVTRSWLRTRSLLAQRRVMLVMGIAAVLILVNWTVYVAATTTGHTVEAALGYFINPLVTIALGIVVLRERLRAAQWAAVGISIVAVVVIAVGYGQVPWISLTLAFSFGLYGLVKKRVGGTIDALSGLTIETLWLLPIAVGALVVLGVTGLDGGVTFTSEGWPHVLVTVLTGPATAVPLLLFASSARRVSLSTLGLTQYLAPVMQLLVGVVVQHEAMPPARWIGFGIVWVALVVLTVDSFAAARAARRRTLAPTAAEPV; encoded by the coding sequence GTGAGTGAACCGACCCCGACGCGCCCCGCCCGTTCCGAGGCATCCGTCGGTGTCGTCCAGGCGATCGTCGCGTACGGGCTGTGGGGACTCATGCCGTTGCTCTTCGCGGCGATGGCCCCCGCCGGCGCGTTCGAGATCGTCGCGTGGCGGATCGTCTTCGGGCTGGTCTTCTGTGCCGTCGCGATCGCCGTCACCCGCTCGTGGCTCCGCACCCGCTCCCTGCTGGCCCAGCGCCGGGTGATGCTCGTGATGGGCATCGCGGCCGTCCTCATCCTGGTGAACTGGACCGTGTACGTCGCCGCGACGACGACGGGCCACACGGTCGAGGCCGCCCTCGGGTACTTCATCAACCCGCTCGTGACGATCGCCCTCGGGATCGTGGTGCTCCGCGAACGGCTCCGTGCGGCGCAGTGGGCCGCGGTCGGCATCAGCATCGTGGCGGTCGTCGTCATCGCCGTCGGCTACGGCCAGGTCCCGTGGATCTCGCTGACGCTGGCGTTCTCGTTCGGGTTGTACGGGCTGGTGAAGAAGCGCGTCGGCGGGACGATCGACGCGTTGAGCGGGCTGACGATCGAGACGCTCTGGCTCCTGCCGATCGCCGTGGGCGCGCTCGTCGTGCTCGGGGTCACCGGCCTCGACGGTGGGGTGACCTTCACGAGCGAGGGCTGGCCGCACGTCCTCGTCACGGTGCTGACCGGGCCCGCGACGGCCGTGCCACTGCTGCTCTTCGCGTCCTCGGCGCGGCGGGTGAGCCTGTCCACGCTCGGGTTGACGCAGTACCTCGCACCGGTGATGCAGCTGCTCGTCGGGGTCGTCGTGCAGCACGAGGCGATGCCGCCGGCACGCTGGATCGGCTTCGGGATCGTGTGGGTGGCGCTCGTCGTGCTCACGGTCGACAGCTTCGCGGCGGCCCGGGCAGCGCGGCGCCGGACGCTCGCACCCACGGCGGCCGAGCCGGTCTGA
- the groES gene encoding co-chaperone GroES — protein MAVTIKPLEDRIVIRQVEAEQTTASGLVIPDTAKEKPQEGEVVAVGPGRIDDNGNRVPLDVAVGDKVIYSKYGGTEVKYSGEDLLVLSARDVLAVIER, from the coding sequence GTGGCCGTCACCATCAAGCCGCTCGAGGATCGCATCGTCATCCGCCAGGTCGAGGCGGAGCAGACCACTGCTTCCGGCCTGGTCATCCCGGACACCGCGAAGGAGAAGCCCCAGGAGGGCGAGGTCGTCGCCGTGGGCCCCGGTCGCATCGACGACAACGGCAACCGCGTGCCGCTCGACGTCGCCGTCGGCGACAAGGTCATCTACTCGAAGTACGGCGGCACCGAGGTCAAGTACTCGGGCGAGGACCTGCTGGTCCTCTCGGCTCGCGACGTCCTCGCGGTCATCGAGCGCTGA
- a CDS encoding class I SAM-dependent methyltransferase: MDAADLAQLLTPEGMALLDRTPGISDGGEIVRVVSRLRAEGHDPGLVAAVLTQARLRQRARGKFGDFAGRMLFTEAGLEQATRLQVAALHAGRFVGAGLTRVADLGCGIGGDALAMAALDLDVTAVDRDEVTAAVATHNLAPWPNARVELGDAAGFDLGRVDGVWMDPARRTAGHANTRRLADPDDWSPSLDTVFAAATTTPTGVKLGPGIDRDLIPDTLEAQWVSVDREVVELVLWSGPLARPGIRRAATVIGAHGTAELTAPGDTEDVEVGPVGDYLYEPDGAVIRARLIGDLARSLDGRMLSEGIAYVTSDRAVATPFAQGFRVLDTMPLDVKQLAARLAAEDVGTVEIKKRGVDVDPAQFRKRLRLRGRRAVTLVLTRLEGRHTAILCERLVDVAG; the protein is encoded by the coding sequence GTGGACGCCGCCGATCTCGCACAGCTGCTGACCCCCGAGGGGATGGCCCTGCTCGACCGTACCCCCGGCATCTCCGACGGCGGCGAGATCGTCCGCGTCGTCTCCCGGCTCCGCGCCGAGGGCCACGACCCGGGGCTCGTCGCCGCCGTGCTCACCCAGGCGCGACTGCGACAGCGGGCCCGCGGCAAGTTCGGCGACTTCGCCGGGCGCATGCTCTTCACCGAGGCCGGACTCGAGCAGGCGACCCGGCTGCAGGTCGCCGCGTTGCACGCCGGACGCTTCGTCGGCGCCGGACTCACGCGGGTCGCCGACCTCGGCTGCGGGATCGGCGGCGACGCGCTGGCGATGGCCGCGCTCGACCTCGACGTCACCGCCGTCGACCGTGACGAGGTCACGGCTGCCGTCGCGACGCACAACCTCGCGCCGTGGCCGAACGCCCGGGTGGAGCTCGGCGACGCGGCCGGGTTCGACCTCGGTCGGGTGGACGGCGTGTGGATGGACCCGGCTCGTCGGACCGCCGGACACGCGAACACCCGACGGCTGGCGGACCCGGACGACTGGTCGCCGTCGCTCGACACGGTCTTCGCGGCCGCGACGACCACCCCGACGGGCGTCAAGCTCGGGCCGGGGATCGACCGCGACCTCATCCCGGACACGCTCGAGGCGCAGTGGGTCTCCGTCGACCGCGAGGTCGTCGAGCTCGTGCTCTGGTCCGGACCCCTCGCCCGCCCGGGCATCCGACGTGCCGCGACGGTCATCGGCGCACACGGCACCGCGGAGCTGACCGCGCCCGGGGACACCGAGGACGTCGAGGTCGGCCCCGTCGGCGACTACCTGTACGAGCCGGACGGCGCGGTGATCCGCGCGCGGCTGATCGGGGACCTCGCCCGGTCGCTCGACGGGCGGATGCTGTCCGAGGGCATCGCGTACGTGACCTCGGACCGGGCGGTGGCCACGCCGTTCGCCCAGGGCTTCCGGGTGCTCGACACGATGCCGCTCGACGTGAAGCAGCTCGCGGCACGCCTGGCGGCGGAGGACGTGGGCACCGTCGAGATCAAGAAGCGCGGCGTGGACGTCGACCCGGCGCAGTTCCGGAAGCGGCTGCGGCTGCGGGGCCGACGCGCGGTCACGCTCGTGCTCACCCGCCTGGAGGGACGACACACGGCGATCCTGTGCGAGCGGCTCGTCGACGTGGCCGGCTGA
- a CDS encoding DUF4190 domain-containing protein codes for MSDQNQWPKPDESSNASNSTGSSDPTSSASGSQPPQSAPRSAPQYPYSAPGQQQNPYGQPQQQSNPYAAPHQQQSNPYAQPQQQSNPYQQPSGGQYGQQQGGQYGQQPSNPYAQPQQQSNPYAASYASTGYQPYAQRPKTNTLAVLSIVFGLGAIPLFFMAILLGPAGAILGHIALGKIKQNGEGGRALALTGIIAGWVMTGFWILWIIALVVFAGFSSSYSDPYGYDSGAFVG; via the coding sequence GTGTCCGATCAGAACCAGTGGCCGAAGCCGGACGAGTCGTCGAACGCGTCGAACTCGACCGGGTCCTCGGACCCGACGTCGAGCGCGTCCGGGTCCCAGCCGCCGCAGTCCGCGCCCCGGTCGGCTCCGCAGTACCCGTACTCGGCACCCGGCCAGCAGCAGAACCCGTACGGCCAGCCGCAGCAGCAGTCGAACCCGTACGCGGCACCGCACCAGCAGCAGTCGAACCCGTACGCGCAGCCGCAGCAGCAGTCGAACCCCTACCAGCAGCCGTCCGGCGGCCAGTACGGCCAGCAGCAGGGCGGCCAGTACGGTCAGCAGCCGAGCAACCCGTACGCCCAGCCGCAGCAGCAGTCGAACCCGTACGCGGCGTCCTACGCCTCCACCGGGTACCAGCCCTACGCGCAGCGCCCGAAGACGAACACCCTCGCGGTGCTCTCGATCGTGTTCGGCCTCGGTGCGATCCCGCTGTTCTTCATGGCGATCCTGCTCGGCCCCGCCGGCGCGATCCTCGGCCACATCGCCCTCGGCAAGATCAAGCAGAACGGTGAGGGCGGCCGTGCCCTCGCCCTGACCGGCATCATCGCCGGCTGGGTGATGACCGGCTTCTGGATCCTGTGGATCATCGCGCTCGTGGTCTTCGCCGGCTTCAGCAGCTCGTACTCCGACCCCTACGGCTACGACTCCGGCGCCTTCGTCGGCTGA
- the tsaD gene encoding tRNA (adenosine(37)-N6)-threonylcarbamoyltransferase complex transferase subunit TsaD, which translates to MSATEPLVLGIETSCDETGVGIVRGTTLLANVIASSMEEHARYGGVVPEVAARAHLEAMTPTLHEALRRADVTLDELDAVAVTAGPGLAGALMVGVGAAKALAVATGKPLYGVNHLVGHVGADVLRADDSAIELPTVALLVSGGHTSLLLVRDLVGDVELLGETIDDAAGEAFDKVARLLGLPYPGGPQIDRAAADGDPTAIRFPRGLTLPKDMAAHRYDFSFSGLKTAVARWVEKCRDEGREVPVADVAASFREAVVDVLLTKALAACRDTGVDRLLLGGGVVANARLRAVAEERCAAAGVALRIPPFDLCTDNGAMIAAVGARLVAEGHAPSDLGFAADSTLPVTTVQV; encoded by the coding sequence GTGAGCGCGACTGAACCCCTGGTGCTCGGCATCGAGACGAGCTGCGACGAGACCGGCGTGGGCATCGTCCGCGGGACCACCCTGCTCGCGAACGTCATCGCGTCGAGCATGGAGGAGCACGCCCGGTACGGCGGGGTCGTCCCGGAGGTCGCGGCCCGCGCACACCTCGAGGCGATGACCCCGACCCTGCACGAGGCGCTCCGGCGCGCGGACGTCACGCTCGACGAGCTCGACGCCGTCGCGGTCACCGCCGGCCCGGGCCTCGCGGGTGCCCTCATGGTCGGCGTCGGGGCGGCGAAGGCCCTCGCGGTCGCCACCGGCAAGCCGCTGTACGGCGTGAACCACCTCGTCGGGCACGTCGGCGCGGACGTGCTCCGGGCCGACGACTCCGCGATCGAGCTGCCGACCGTCGCGCTCCTGGTCTCCGGCGGGCACACGTCGCTGCTGCTCGTCCGTGACCTGGTCGGCGACGTCGAGCTGCTCGGCGAGACGATCGACGACGCCGCGGGCGAGGCGTTCGACAAGGTCGCACGGCTCCTCGGGCTGCCGTACCCCGGCGGCCCGCAGATCGACCGCGCCGCGGCCGACGGCGACCCGACGGCCATCCGGTTCCCCCGGGGCCTGACGCTGCCGAAGGACATGGCGGCGCACCGCTACGACTTCTCGTTCTCCGGGCTGAAGACCGCCGTCGCACGCTGGGTGGAGAAGTGCCGCGACGAGGGCCGCGAGGTGCCGGTCGCCGACGTCGCCGCGAGCTTCCGGGAGGCCGTGGTCGACGTGCTCCTGACGAAGGCGCTCGCCGCGTGCCGGGACACCGGAGTCGACCGACTGCTGCTCGGCGGTGGCGTCGTCGCGAACGCGCGGCTGCGGGCCGTCGCCGAGGAGCGGTGCGCGGCCGCCGGGGTCGCGCTGCGCATCCCGCCGTTCGATCTGTGCACCGACAACGGCGCGATGATCGCGGCGGTCGGCGCGCGGCTCGTCGCCGAGGGGCACGCGCCGAGCGACCTCGGGTTCGCCGCGGACTCGACGCTGCCGGTGACGACCGTCCAGGTCTGA
- the rimI gene encoding ribosomal protein S18-alanine N-acetyltransferase, translated as MSELPDGLRLRRAVPQDLDDVMWLEHASFPTDAWSAAQMAGELWSPHGYYVVLETIDSGAPTVIGAPSVVGYAGLSSLAGNPVADVQTIAVAAEYRGRGLGKVLFTELLDEARRRGVHEVFLEVRADNPVAQAMYAAAGFEQIAVRPRYYQPDGVDAWVMRATIAQRPATTASTGIGPIGQETLGERD; from the coding sequence GTGAGCGAGCTGCCCGACGGGCTGCGGTTGCGCCGGGCGGTCCCGCAGGACCTCGACGACGTGATGTGGCTCGAGCACGCCTCGTTCCCGACCGATGCCTGGTCAGCCGCGCAGATGGCCGGCGAGCTGTGGTCCCCGCACGGGTACTACGTCGTGCTCGAGACCATCGACAGCGGGGCGCCCACCGTCATCGGGGCTCCGTCCGTCGTCGGCTACGCGGGACTGTCGTCGTTGGCGGGGAACCCCGTCGCGGACGTGCAGACCATCGCGGTCGCGGCCGAGTACCGGGGGAGGGGCCTCGGCAAGGTGCTCTTCACCGAACTGCTCGACGAGGCCCGCCGTCGCGGCGTGCACGAGGTCTTCCTCGAGGTCCGCGCCGACAACCCGGTGGCGCAGGCGATGTACGCGGCCGCCGGCTTCGAGCAGATCGCCGTCCGTCCTCGCTACTACCAGCCGGACGGCGTCGACGCGTGGGTGATGCGGGCGACGATCGCGCAGCGCCCGGCGACGACCGCCTCGACCGGCATCGGCCCCATCGGACAGGAGACCCTCGGTGAGCGCGACTGA